The Phycisphaerae bacterium genome includes a window with the following:
- a CDS encoding PEP-CTERM sorting domain-containing protein: MHTVKTLVWAALAAAPGAVLAAPLYQQDFEVDSSASWIVNKGPATTDEAHDFFFDYSTVGIPAAPSGAGTRGVKLQANQSSGVFGGMSVSPMGQSFAGDYEVTFDWWENFNGPFPVGGSGSTQLGTFGLDTSGTVAQWPGGTQDSIWFGATGDGNSSSDWRAYSPTAPTRYTDTAAGIYAAGAVAGSSNGSNAYYSSFGNVAAPAAQSALFPQQSGNTLVGSAGMEWHRVSIKKQGGSVTWTVDGILIATVPVGDDTALTGNNIFFGRSDTNATSSTDVNDVNLLFTLIDNVVVTPEPASLALLAMGGLALRCRRR; encoded by the coding sequence ATGCACACGGTCAAAACTCTCGTATGGGCGGCTCTGGCTGCGGCGCCGGGCGCTGTCCTGGCTGCGCCGCTGTACCAGCAGGATTTCGAGGTCGATTCCAGTGCGAGCTGGATCGTGAACAAGGGGCCCGCCACCACCGATGAGGCCCACGATTTCTTCTTCGACTACAGCACGGTGGGCATTCCCGCCGCCCCGAGCGGCGCGGGCACCCGGGGCGTGAAGCTGCAGGCCAATCAGAGCAGCGGCGTCTTCGGCGGCATGAGCGTCTCACCCATGGGCCAGAGTTTCGCGGGCGATTACGAGGTCACGTTCGACTGGTGGGAGAATTTCAACGGCCCGTTCCCGGTGGGCGGCAGCGGCTCGACGCAACTGGGAACCTTCGGGCTCGACACCAGTGGAACGGTGGCTCAGTGGCCGGGCGGGACGCAGGACAGCATCTGGTTTGGCGCGACCGGCGATGGCAATTCGTCGAGTGACTGGCGGGCGTATTCGCCCACGGCGCCCACGCGTTACACGGATACGGCTGCGGGCATCTATGCAGCCGGCGCGGTAGCGGGCAGCAGCAATGGCAGCAATGCATACTATTCCAGTTTCGGAAACGTCGCCGCCCCTGCGGCGCAGAGCGCGCTTTTCCCGCAACAAAGCGGCAACACGCTGGTCGGCTCAGCCGGCATGGAGTGGCACCGGGTCTCCATCAAGAAACAGGGTGGCAGCGTGACCTGGACGGTCGATGGCATTCTGATCGCGACGGTTCCCGTCGGGGACGATACCGCGCTCACGGGGAACAACATCTTCTTCGGGCGTTCCGACACCAATGCGACGTCCTCGACCGACGTTAACGATGTGAATCTTCTGTTTACGCTGATCGACAACGTCGTGGTCACGCCGGAGCCGGCGTCGCTCGCGCTGCTGGCGATGGGCGGGCTGGCGCTGCGGTGTCGCCGTCGATAA